The nucleotide sequence GGGCGTGGAGGCGCACTTCCCCGCGCGCTTCGTGGTCGCCCGCGCTGCGGATGGGTCGCTGGCGGGCATGGCGGGCGTGGAGATGCACGGCCGCGCCGCCCTTCTCCGCTCCGTCGCAGTCGCGGAGTCCGCGCGCGGGCAGGGCCTGGGCGTCGCCCTCACTCGCGCGGCCATCGACCTCGCCCGCCACGAAGGCGCCGACGCCGTGCATCTGCTGACCACCACGGCCGAGAGCTTCTTCCCGCGCCTCGGCTTCGAGCGCGTGGAGCGCGGCGACCTCCCCGCCGCCCTCGCCGCGTCCGAAGAGCTGCGCGGCGCCTGCCCCGCCTCCGCCGTCCCCATGCGCCTCCGCCTGACCTGCGCTCGCCGCACGCGCTTCATCGAACAACGCCCATCACCCCTGGCATAGGCGACTCGCACGGTCGTCGCTGCCCGACAGCCGACAATCCACGCAAGGCTCTCCGCCAGCCGTGACGAGGCTCCCCTCCCTCGGGCAGGTTTGGACGAAACACTG is from Longimicrobiaceae bacterium and encodes:
- the arsN2 gene encoding arsenic resistance N-acetyltransferase ArsN2; this encodes MSAKASAVVQPATAGDLPDALVLLRAAGLPVAGVEAHFPARFVVARAADGSLAGMAGVEMHGRAALLRSVAVAESARGQGLGVALTRAAIDLARHEGADAVHLLTTTAESFFPRLGFERVERGDLPAALAASEELRGACPASAVPMRLRLTCARRTRFIEQRPSPLA